A genome region from Triticum aestivum cultivar Chinese Spring chromosome 2B, IWGSC CS RefSeq v2.1, whole genome shotgun sequence includes the following:
- the LOC123039937 gene encoding heptahelical transmembrane protein 4-like: MSVWSGEHGPVTRWPFYTYLCGAMFCLLMSSGCHLLACHSEHATYVLLRLDYAGITGLIVTSFYPVVYYTFLCDPFSRTLYLGSITICGAAAVAVSLLPVFQAPDLRWARAALFACMGASGIVPIVHKMLMFHARPEAVLTTGYEVVMGAFYLAGVLVYATRVPERFMPGMFDLVGHSHQLFHVLVIASAYAHYHAGLVYLSWRDRDQC; this comes from the coding sequence ATGTCCGTCTGGTCGGGGGAGCACGGCCCGGTCACGCGGTGGCCGTTCTACACGTACCTGTGCGGCGCCATGTTCTGCCTGCTGATGAGCAGCGGTTGCCATCTGCTGGCGTGCCACTCGGAGCATGCCACCTACGTGCTGCTCCGGCTCGACTACGCCGGCATCACCGGCCTTATCGTCACCTCCTTCTACCCGGTCGTCTACTACACCTTCCTCTGTGACCCCTTCTCCCGTACACTCTACCTTGGCTCCATCACCATCTGCGGCGCGGCCGCTGTGGCTGTCTCGCTGCTGCCGGTCTTCCAGGCACCTGATCTGCGGTGGGCGCGCGCTGCGCTATTCGCGTGCATGGGCGCGTCCGGCATCGTGCCAATCGTGCACAAGATGCTCATGTTCCATGCACGACCCGAGGCGGTGCTCACGACTGGTTACGAGGTGGTCATGGGGGCGTTCTACCTTGCCGGCGTGTTGGTTTACGCCACAAGGGTGCCGGAGAGGTTTATGCCAGGAATGTTTGACCTCGTCGGGCATAGCCACCAGCTGTTCCACGTGCTAGTCATTGCCAGCGCTTACGCGCACTACCATGCTGGCCTGGTTTACTTGAGTTGGCGGGACAGGGACCAGTGCTGA
- the LOC123039938 gene encoding probable carboxylesterase 5 produces MPANKTYPSHKNANGEVDDEFYPLIRKYKDGRIERFMSSFVPASEDPAASRGVATRDVVVDQGTGVSVRLFLPAQAAEAGARLPLVVYVHGGSFCTESAFSRTYHRYATSLAASAGALIVSVEYRLAPEYPVPTSYDDTWAALRWVASLSDPWLAKYADPSRTFLAGDSAGGNIVYHTAVRATHDDSIMDIQGLVMVHPFFWGPERLPAEKVLDGDAMFPPVWVDKLWPFVTAGGAGNDDPRINPPDEEIALLTGRRVLVAVAEKDTLRDRGRQFVCSMRRCGWVDGSLTVVESEGEDHGFHLYAPLRATSKKLMKSIVQFINHRATLPSPAMVIPEGSAETMLGVPSRPFKDIFGYGMRMKRWSGTSFGLKVGRAKASTTSYGLPLKQARTFGDPVSAPTSVRFVMRNCF; encoded by the coding sequence ATGCCTGCAAACAAGACTTACCCCTCCCATAAAAATGCCAACGGTGAGGTGGACGACGAATTCTACCCATTAATCCGCAAGTACAAGGACGGCCGGATCGAGCGGTTCATGAGCTCATTCGTGCCGGCGTCGGAGGACCCGGCGGCCAGCCGTGGTGTGGCGACGAGGGACGTCGTCGTCGACCAGGGCACCGGTGTGTCCGTGCGCCTGTTCCTTCCTGCCCAGGCTGCCGAGGCCGGCGCGAGGCTCCCCCTTGTTGTGTACGTCCATGGTGGTTCCTTCTGCACGGAGAGTGCCTTCTCCCGGACGTACCACCGTTACGCCACTTCCCTCGCCGCCAGCGCAGGGGCGCTCATCGTGTCCGTGGAGTACCGTCTGGCGCCGGAATATCCCGTGCCGACGTCCTACGATGACACATGGGCCGCGCTGCGGTGGGTGGCGTCCTTGTCCGACCCTTGGCTCGCCAAATACGCAGACCCTAGCCGCACGTTCCTCGCCGGCGACAGCGCTGGCGGCAACATCGTGTACCACACGGCCGTGCGCGCCACACATGATGACAGCATCATGGACATCCAGGGGTTGGTCATGGTGCATCCATTCTTCTGGGGGCCCGAGCGTCTCCCGGCGGAGAAGGTCTTGGACGGCGACGCCATGTTCCCACCAGTGTGGGTGGATAAGCTGTGGCCGTTCGTGACGGCGGGCGGGGCTGGCAACGATGATCCTCGGATCAATCCTCCGGACGAGGAGATCGCGTTGCTAACTGGCAGGCGGGTGCTTGTGGCCGTTGCAGAGAAGGACACCCTGCGCGACCGGGGGCGCCAGTTTGTGTGCAGCATGCGCAGGTGTGGGTGGGTTGATGGCAGCCTCACCGTGGTGGAGTCGGAGGGTGAGGACCATGGCTTCCACTTGTACGCCCCCCTACGTGCGACCAGCAAGAAGCTTATGAAGAGCATCGTGCAGTTCATAAACCATCGCGCCACCTTGCCGTCACCGGCCATGGTGATCCCAGAAGGCTCGGCCGAAACTATGCTAGGCGTCCCTAGTAGGCCATTTAAGGACATATTTGGCTACGGGATGCGCATGAAACGTTGGAGTGGCACGAGTTTTGGGCTCAAAGTTGGTCGTGCAAAAGCATCGACGACGAGCTATGGGTTACCTTTGAAGCAAGCTCGCACCTTCGGAGACCCTGTTTCAGCACCAACTTCGGTAAGATTCGTGATGAGGAACTGTTTCTAG